The genomic segment TGGCGAGCTGGTCGAAGGACTGTCGGCGGAACTCCTCGCTCGCCCGGAGGGCCGCTTCGCTGGCGCGCAACTCGTGGGCCATCGCCCACCGCTCGGCCGCGTTCTCGACCGCCCGGACCAGGCTCTCGGCGGTCATCCACCCCTTACCGAGGTAGTCCTGGGCGCCCGCCCGGAGCACCGCCCGCGTGTGCTCGTGCCCGACACTACCCGTCAGCACGACCACCGGGCAGACCGTCAGCCCGTCGGGGCCGACGAGTGCTTCCAGCACCTCGACCGCGTTCATGTCCGGCAGGTTATAGTCCAGGACGATACAGTCCGGCGGGCCGCCGGAATCGGCCACCGCGCGAAGCGCCTCGGCCCCGGTCTCGGCCTCGGTCCACCGGTACCGCCGGTCGGACCCCGTGAGCAGGAGCCGCCGCACCTCGGCGCGGTCGTCGGGGCTGTCGTCGACGACGACGACGCGCCACACCGGGGCCGCTAAAACCGGGGCGGTCATCATGCTTAGACAACTCCCTGGACGGGCAACACCACGCGACCGAGCCAGTAGCCGATCAGGTCGGTCACGAGCTGCACGTGTTCCGGGTACCGCAGCGGTTTCACGTGATACGCGTTCGCCCCCGCCGCGTAGCAGAAGGTGACGTCTCGCGGGTTCGCGGACGTGCTGAACACGACCACCGGAAAGGACTTGAGGGCCGGGTCCGTTTTGATGGACTCGAGCGCCTCGCGGCCGTCGACCCCGGGCGTGTTCAGGTCCATGAGCACCACCGCCGGGCGGATGGCGACCGACCCGCGCAGCAGGTCGAGGCACTCGCCCCCGGTGGTCGCGCGCCGGACCTCGACCGTGATCCCCGCTTTCCGGACAGCGTCCCGCACGGTGTCGAAGTCCTCGTCCGAATCTTCGACGATAATAATCGGAGGAAGTGTATGGGCGGTAGTCATTTCGGGCACTTTTCCGTCGCGAGTGTGAAGTAGAAAGTAGAGCCCGCGCCGGGGACCGATTCGGCCCAGATCCGCCCGCCGTGCCGGTCGACGATCTTGCGGACGATCGCCAGCCCGGCCCCCGTGCCCCCGCCGTAGTCGGTCCGACCGTGCAGGCGCTTGAACATCTGGAAGACCGCCTCCCGGTGCCGCTCCGGAATACCGATGCCGTTGTCCCGAACGAAGAGCACCGGCGGGTCTCCCTCGGCCGTCGGCACAGTATACCCGATCTCGACCCGTTTGTGCGGTTGGTCGTTGTACTTCAGCCCGTTGGTGATCAGATTGACCAGCACCTCGCGGACCCACCGCCGGTCGCACCGGAGCGTCGGCAGGGGGCCGATGACCACTTCCGCGCCGGCCTCGGCGATCCGCGGGGCGACCACGTCGAGCGCTTCGGCGGCGACCCCGGACAGATCGGCGGCGGCGAGGGTCAGGTCGAGTTGGCCGACCCGCGAGAAGTGTAGCAGCGATTCGATCAGCCCCTCCATGCGGTCGGTCAGGCGGACGAGGCCGTCCAGGCGCCGCCGCTCCTCCGTGTCGAGTTTGGCCCCGGCCTGCTCGATCAGGTAGTGGGCGTACCCGTGGATGCCGCGGACCGGCTCCTTGAGGTCGTGCGAGGCCACGTACACGAACGCGTCCAGTTCCTTGCGGCTGGCGGCGAGTTCCGACCGAACCCGCTCGGCCTGATCGGTCCGCGTCCGGACCCGGTCGAGGACCGCGGCTCGCAACATGTTGGTGGCCTCGACCTCCGCCGGGGACCACGGGCGGCACTTGCCCCGGACCGTTTCGAGCCACCGCTCGAACGACCGCCGGGGGGAGAGGTACTCGCCGAGCGGGCCGGTCTCCACGGGCTTGCGCGGGTCGCCGGCCCAGGCGACCGTTTCCACCTCCTCGCGCCGGAACCAGAGCACGGAGGCGGCCAGTTCCGGCCCGAACTCAACGGCCAACAGCCCGGCGGCCCGTTCGACGAACCCGGTCGCCGGCGGGTACGCGGCGGACAGACAATCACTTGCGAACACCCGGTCCGGGTGCGCCGCGCCGAGCCACGCGCCGAGTGCGCGGGCCTCGGCCTCCGTCGGGGTTCGGCCGTGGAGGACGATCGTGTGGCCGGTGCAAACGGCCGAACCGTCGGCCGGCAGGTGGGCGGCGAGCGCGGGGGCGTTGTCGAGCAGCCAGGCGGCCGGATCGTCCGCCCGGTCCAGCCCCGCGAGCAACCGTTCGCGGGCCGCGGTCAGGTCGATCCGCGTGCCGTACGCCTCCCGGTCCTCGGCCGCGGCGACCTGGAGCGACGCGACCTGGGCGAACACTTCGCACGCGGCGCGCACCGCAAAGGGAACGAACCGCGGCTCCGCGTGGTGGCAGGAGACGAGCCCCCAGAGCGCGCCGTCGCGCAAGAGGGGCATCGTCATCTGGCAGGCGGTGCCCATGTTCTTCAGGTACGTCGTACACATCCGCGACGAGTGCCGGAGCAGGCAGAAACTCATGTCCAGCGGGCGGCCGGTGACGGGGTTATCGACCGGCACCAGTGGCACCGGTTCGTAGCCCACGTCCGGGACCAGCCGGAGCCAGTTCCGGGCCATCAGGTCGCGGGCCGGCTTCGGCACGTCCCCGGCCGGGAAGTGCTTGTCCAGATAGGACGCCGCGTCCGGCCGCCGGTCCTCGGCGAGCACCCAGCCGCTCGCGTCCGCGGCGAAGCGGTACACCATGACCCGGTCGAACCCGGTCAGCCGCCGCACCTCGACGGCGACCGTCTGGCAGAACCCGCGGACGCTCGCCGACGACTGGAGGCGGGCGACGGCGTCCCGCACCAGCGTGTACGGGTCGCCCGCCCCGGGGTCCGATCGGCCGGTCGCTTCCAGTTCGAGGACGAGGAGCCCGTCGCTGGTGTGAACGGTGACGTCGAGCGGGGCTCCCCCGGTCGGCGGCACCAGCGTCAGAGCGAACCGCGGCCCGGCGTCCAGCCGCTCGCGGGCGACGGTGGCGCGCAGCCGGTCGGCCACCTCGGTGCCGAACAGGTCGTCAACCGCCCGGCCGAGAACCGCGTCCGGCTCCGCTCCGAGCCAGCGGCGGGTGTTGGCGCTCGCCTGGACGACCACGAGGTCGTCCGGGCGGAGGACCAAGAGGGCGCCGTGGGGCTGAATGAGACCGGGGATCTGGATCGGGATCCGGTCACACGCGGCCGGATCGAACCCCGGACCGGAGAGCGGATCAGCTCCCATTGGTGTCTCCGTACCCGTGCGACGGTTCCGCCTCGGTCCGGCTCAGTGTGAAGAAGAACGTCGCCCCGTGCCCCTCCTGCGAGTCCAGCCAGACGTGACCGCGGTGCCGTTCGACGAGCTTCTTGACGATCGTCAGCCCGGCCCCGGTCCCGCCGCCGTACGCCTCCCGGCCGTGCAGCCGCTTGAACATCTTGAAGACCTGCTGGTGGTGCTTCGGGTGGATGCCGATGCCGTTGTCCCGTACGTAGAAGATCGTGTGTCCGACCAACCCGGCCGGGCGCCCCGGGACGGCGTGGGCCTCCTCCGCGCCGACGTACCCGACCTCGATCCGCTTGGCGGCGCTGTTGTTATATTTCAAGGCGTTTGAGAGGAGGTTCACGAACACCTCGCGGAGCCGCACGCGGTCGCACCGGACCGTCGGCAGCGCGCGGGGCACGACGATCTCCGTCCCGCCCCCGGCGCGCGCCCCGACCATTTCGACCGCCTCGGCCAGCACCTCGTTCAGGTCCGCCGCGTCCAGGGCGAGCGTCAGCCGGCCGACCCGCGAGAAGTGCAGCAGCGAGTCGAGCAGGCCGTCCATGCGGACCGTCAGCCGCATCAGGGCCTCGAGCTTCCGCCGGCTCTCCTCCTCCGCCGCCGCCATCTCCTCAAGAAGCTGGTGGGCGTACTTGTGGATGCCCCGCAGCGGCTCCTTCAGGTCGTGGCTGGCGACGTAGGCGAAGGCGTCGAGTTCCTCGTTCGAGTGCGCCAGGTCGGCGTTCAGGTCGGCCAGGTGCTCGGCCCGGCTCACCACCAGTTCCATCACCAAGAGCCGGAGCCTGGCGGCGGCGTCCACCTCCACCGGGAGCCACGGCCGCGCCCGCTGGCGGACCGCTTCTTTCCACAGCTCGAAGCTCACGCGCGGGGTCAGCCGCGGCCCGTGCGGCCCCGGCGCCAGCGGTTTGTCGTGCGGGTTGCCCGCCCAGGGGACCGTCTGGATCGTCTCGGGCCGGAACCACATCATCAGGTTCCGGCGCGCCCGCGAGAGCGGGAACGCGAGCACCCCGCTCGCCGAATCGGCAAACGACGCCCCCGCCGGGTACTCGCGCACGAGGGAATCGGTGACGAACAGCGGCCGCGTGGGCGAATCAAACTCGGGCCGCTGGTCGAGCCAGTTCGCGAACGCCTCGAGTTCGGCCTCGGTCGGCGTGTTTCCGACCCGCCACCAGCGGTCCCTGTGGAAGAGGGCCGCCCCGCCCGCCGCCATCCCGTCGAGCAGCGCGGGCCGGCCGTCGGTCATGGCCGCCAGCCCGCCCTCCTGGGCCGCCTGGGTGACCAGTTCCTGGTGGACCGCGTCGAGCTTGAGCCGGTACAGGAGGTGTTCGCGCTCCTCGGCCGCCTTGTGCTGGAGCGACACGACCTGGGCGAAAAACTCGCACGCCGCCCGCATCTGGTACGCCACCAACCGGGGGGCGGCGTAGTGGTGGCAGGCGATGAGCCCCCACAGTTCCCCGCCGCGCCGGACCGGCATGGTCAGGCCCGCCGTCACGCCCATGTTCCGCAGGTACTCGGTGTACATGACCGACGGCCCGCGGAGCGCGCAGTAGGTCATGGTGAGCGGCCGCCCGTCGTCCGGGTTCACGAGCGGGACGAGTTCGGCCAGCCCGCCGTTCACGTCCGCCACCGGCCGGATCCAGACCTTGGTGAACACGTCCCGGGCCGGCTTGGGCACGTCCTCGGCCGGGTAGTGGAGCCCGAGCCACTGCGGCAGGTCGGCCCGGCGGCTCTCGGCGACCACCTCGCCGCTGTGGTCGGCGTGGAACTGGTAGACCATGACCCGGTCGAACCCGGTGAGCGCGCGGACCTCCTCGGTGACGGCGGCACAGAACGCGGCGAGCGAATCGGCGGCCTGGAGCCGGGCGACCGATTTCTTGACGAGCGCGTAGTAGTCCGGTTCGCGGTCCGCGTCCCCCGTCGCGGGCTCGAACTCCACGACCCGAACACCGCCGGTGGTGTGGACGGTGACGTCGAGGGGCGACTCGGGACCGGTCGGCGGTCGAGTGAACGCGTAGAGCGGGTTGTTCTCGGTCGGCTCGGTCATCAACAGAGCGCGCAACCGGGCCTCTCCGTCCGCCCCGACGGCCGCCGCGACCGGGCGCCCCAAAAGCGCCCCCGGCGGGAGGCCGAGGACGGCAGCGGTGTTCTCGCTCGCCTGGAGCACGGTCAGGTCCGCCGCCCGCAGCACGAGCAGCGCCCCGTGGGCCTGAACGCAGCCGGGGGTCTGGACCGGCTCGCTGTCACAGTTGGTGACGGTGACGCCGTGCCGCTTGACGCTGTACGGCTGCCCCTCCCACGGCAGCGGCGCAGGTACGGGGGAGGCCTCGGTTTCGGTCATACGGCGGGGCTCCTCTGGCACCAACTGCGCAGTGCGCGGAACGTTTCCCGGGCGGCCGCGACCACCCGATCTTCTATCTCGCGGGTGGCCGCGAACGCGACAAGGGCCGTTCCGAACGAACGCCACATCTCGCCGGTCCGCTCCCCGTACCCGTGGAAGAACCGCCCCCCGGTCTCGGACCCGATGCCCAGTGTACCAGAAATGTGCCGGCTGATGACCTGCCCGCCGAGGGTCGCTCCTTCGAGCACGTACAGGCACCCGAAGCACGCGGCGGGGGTGTCCAGCCGCGGGGGGTCGGGACACACCGGGAGCCGGTCGGGCGCGTCCACCCCGAGCGCCCGGAGGTCCGCTTCCAGGAGGGGCGCTTTTCGGCGGCGCTCCAGGTCGAGGCCACGGTCCGCCCAGCCGCCGACCGATCCGATGGCGTCTTCGATGGGGCGGTAGAAGCCGAAAAAGCGCTTCAGGAAGTGGTCGTACCGTTCCCGCGTCAGCCCGCCGAGGTCGAGCGCCGCTTCAACGGCATCGTGCTCGGACCGGGTCTCGCTCCGGAGCCGGACGAGAAGGTTACTGGGCGTGTCCTCGTCCCTCATCATCCCCCTTCATTTCCGTCGGAAGGGGTCGCCCGACCGCCCGGCCGGTGACCGGGGTTGCGCCGCTCAGGAAGACAATTGGCAATTGTTTAAAGTATTGGTGGTATACTTAAGTAAAAATGAACCGGCGGGCAACCGGGTGACCAAGCCGCAGGCCAATCACACGGGGCGCAGGAGCGTGAGACGTCGCGCCCGCCTGAGTTGTCCCTCAGACCGCTCCCGGCCTGACTCGGGCTCGACGGCCTCTGACGGCGGCGCCGGGCCGTATGGATTGCTGAGTACCCGTTGTCGTTCGCGCGGGCGAGATGACAAAACAGGTCGTGTGCTTGCGGGCGTGGAACGCTTTCCATGAGGACCACGGCGGGCGGACCCGGGAGGCCGCGGCCACCGTTTCTGATGCATGTTGGAGTTATTCGCGCCGCTGGTGAAAGGTAAGACAGCAATCCGTTAGCCGGACGCCTTGGCTTGAACCGGCGTAAGGAATATCGTTAAAGGAACGCCGTCACCTTTTCGACTCGTGACTATATCGCCACAATCAGCACGTTGGATTATTCGGTCCCCGCACGGGCGGCGGGAAACAGCAGCGGTTCCATTTGTCGAAGGGCTCGCGATGCCGGCACAGGAATCGGTACTGAGACAATCGCTTCGGTTGTTGATTGTTGATGACAGCCCCGATGACCGCGCCGAAATCCGCCGGCTCGTGCTCCGCGGGGCGGACCGACCGGTCGCGTTCACGGAAGTGGAGTGCGGCTCCGCCGCCGTCAGTGCCATCCGCTCTGCGGACACCGGCCCACCGGACTGCGTCCTCCTCGACTACACGCTCCCCGACATGAACGCAGTGGAGGTGCTGACCGCGGTAATCGCCGCGGACGGGTTGCCGCCCTGTCCGGTGGTGGTCGTCACGGGAATCGCCGGGTCCGATATGGGACGCGCGGTGATCCGGGCCGGGGCGCAGGACTACATCGGCAAGGAGTGGCTCACGCCGCACGGGCTGATCCGGGCGGTCGAGAACGCGGCCGAGCGGTGGGCGATGGCCCACGAGTTGCACAAAAAAGAGGCCGCGCTCTGTGAGAGCGAGGCGCACTTCCGTCTCATCTTCGCGAGCGCCGCCGTCGGGATCGCCCGGTTGGGGCTCGACGGCCGGTTCGTGGAGGTGAACGACGCCTTCGCTCGGATTCACGGCTTCGACCGTGACGAGGTGCCGGGGATGACCGTCCAGCAGCTCACGCACCCCGACGACCGGCCCGCCGACCTCGCGCTCATGCGCCGGTTGCTCGACGGGGAACTGCCGACGTACACGCTCGAAAAGCGCAAGTTCA from the Frigoriglobus tundricola genome contains:
- a CDS encoding response regulator codes for the protein MTTAHTLPPIIIVEDSDEDFDTVRDAVRKAGITVEVRRATTGGECLDLLRGSVAIRPAVVLMDLNTPGVDGREALESIKTDPALKSFPVVVFSTSANPRDVTFCYAAGANAYHVKPLRYPEHVQLVTDLIGYWLGRVVLPVQGVV
- a CDS encoding ATP-binding protein; amino-acid sequence: MGADPLSGPGFDPAACDRIPIQIPGLIQPHGALLVLRPDDLVVVQASANTRRWLGAEPDAVLGRAVDDLFGTEVADRLRATVARERLDAGPRFALTLVPPTGGAPLDVTVHTSDGLLVLELEATGRSDPGAGDPYTLVRDAVARLQSSASVRGFCQTVAVEVRRLTGFDRVMVYRFAADASGWVLAEDRRPDAASYLDKHFPAGDVPKPARDLMARNWLRLVPDVGYEPVPLVPVDNPVTGRPLDMSFCLLRHSSRMCTTYLKNMGTACQMTMPLLRDGALWGLVSCHHAEPRFVPFAVRAACEVFAQVASLQVAAAEDREAYGTRIDLTAARERLLAGLDRADDPAAWLLDNAPALAAHLPADGSAVCTGHTIVLHGRTPTEAEARALGAWLGAAHPDRVFASDCLSAAYPPATGFVERAAGLLAVEFGPELAASVLWFRREEVETVAWAGDPRKPVETGPLGEYLSPRRSFERWLETVRGKCRPWSPAEVEATNMLRAAVLDRVRTRTDQAERVRSELAASRKELDAFVYVASHDLKEPVRGIHGYAHYLIEQAGAKLDTEERRRLDGLVRLTDRMEGLIESLLHFSRVGQLDLTLAAADLSGVAAEALDVVAPRIAEAGAEVVIGPLPTLRCDRRWVREVLVNLITNGLKYNDQPHKRVEIGYTVPTAEGDPPVLFVRDNGIGIPERHREAVFQMFKRLHGRTDYGGGTGAGLAIVRKIVDRHGGRIWAESVPGAGSTFYFTLATEKCPK
- a CDS encoding ATP-binding protein, which encodes MTETEASPVPAPLPWEGQPYSVKRHGVTVTNCDSEPVQTPGCVQAHGALLVLRAADLTVLQASENTAAVLGLPPGALLGRPVAAAVGADGEARLRALLMTEPTENNPLYAFTRPPTGPESPLDVTVHTTGGVRVVEFEPATGDADREPDYYALVKKSVARLQAADSLAAFCAAVTEEVRALTGFDRVMVYQFHADHSGEVVAESRRADLPQWLGLHYPAEDVPKPARDVFTKVWIRPVADVNGGLAELVPLVNPDDGRPLTMTYCALRGPSVMYTEYLRNMGVTAGLTMPVRRGGELWGLIACHHYAAPRLVAYQMRAACEFFAQVVSLQHKAAEEREHLLYRLKLDAVHQELVTQAAQEGGLAAMTDGRPALLDGMAAGGAALFHRDRWWRVGNTPTEAELEAFANWLDQRPEFDSPTRPLFVTDSLVREYPAGASFADSASGVLAFPLSRARRNLMMWFRPETIQTVPWAGNPHDKPLAPGPHGPRLTPRVSFELWKEAVRQRARPWLPVEVDAAARLRLLVMELVVSRAEHLADLNADLAHSNEELDAFAYVASHDLKEPLRGIHKYAHQLLEEMAAAEEESRRKLEALMRLTVRMDGLLDSLLHFSRVGRLTLALDAADLNEVLAEAVEMVGARAGGGTEIVVPRALPTVRCDRVRLREVFVNLLSNALKYNNSAAKRIEVGYVGAEEAHAVPGRPAGLVGHTIFYVRDNGIGIHPKHHQQVFKMFKRLHGREAYGGGTGAGLTIVKKLVERHRGHVWLDSQEGHGATFFFTLSRTEAEPSHGYGDTNGS
- a CDS encoding biliverdin-producing heme oxygenase gives rise to the protein MMRDEDTPSNLLVRLRSETRSEHDAVEAALDLGGLTRERYDHFLKRFFGFYRPIEDAIGSVGGWADRGLDLERRRKAPLLEADLRALGVDAPDRLPVCPDPPRLDTPAACFGCLYVLEGATLGGQVISRHISGTLGIGSETGGRFFHGYGERTGEMWRSFGTALVAFAATREIEDRVVAAARETFRALRSWCQRSPAV